The proteins below come from a single Indicator indicator isolate 239-I01 chromosome 12, UM_Iind_1.1, whole genome shotgun sequence genomic window:
- the RIMS2 gene encoding regulating synaptic membrane exocytosis protein 2 isoform X39 translates to MGRQTAAGGRTMQRSQSRSSLSASFEALAVYFPCMNSLEEEDGEAGGKKLRSTVQRSTETGLAVEMRNWMTRQASRESTDGSMNSYSSEGNLIFPGVRLAADSQFSDFLDGLGPAQLVGRQTLATPSMGDIQVGMMDKKGQLEVEIIRARGLVVKPGSKTLPAPYVKVYLLENGVCIAKKKTKVARKTLEPLYQQLLSFEESPQGKVLQIIVWGDYGRMDHKSFMGVAQILLDELDLSNMVIGWFKLFPPSSLVDPTLAPLTRRASQSSLESSTGPSYARS, encoded by the exons ATGGGCCGGCAGACGGCGGCCGGTGGTCGCACCATGCAGCGGTCCCAGAGCCGGAGCAGCCTCTCCGCCTCCTTCGAGGCGCTGGCGGTCTACTTCCCCTGCATGAActccctggaggaggaggacggAG aagcaggaggcaAGAAGCTGCGGAGCACTGTCCAGAGGAGCACTGAGACAGGACTGgctgtggagatgaggaacTGGATGACCCGCCAGGCCAGCCGCGAGTCGACGGATGGGAGCATGAACAGCTACAGCTCCGAGGGAAA CTTGATTTTCCCTGGTGTGAGGTTGGCTGCAGACAGCCAGTTCAGTGATTTCCTGGATGGGCTTGGTCCTGCTCAGCTCGTAGGACGACAGACTTTGGCAACACCATCAATGG GAGATATCCAGGTGGGAATGATGGACAAGAAAGGACAACTGGAAGTAGAAATAATCCGAGCCCGTGGCCTTGTTGTAAAACCAGGTTCAAAGACACTGCCAG cACCATATGTAAAGGTGTATCTATTAGAAAATGGAGTCTGCAtagccaaaaagaaaacaaaggtagCAAGAAAAACGCTGGAACCACTTTATCAGCAACTCCTATCATTTGAAGAAAGCCCCCAAGGAAAAGTTCTACAG ATAATTGTTTGGGGAGACTATGGACGTATGGATCACAAATCCTTTATGGGAGTGGCACAGATACTTTTAGATGAACTGGACCTGTCCAACATGGTGATTGGGTGGTTCAaactcttccctccttcttccttagTAGACCCAACTTTAGCTCCTCTCACTAGAAGAGCTTCCCAATCATCTCTGGAAAGTTCAACAGGACCTTCGTACGCTCGCTCATAG
- the RIMS2 gene encoding regulating synaptic membrane exocytosis protein 2 isoform X40 produces MQRSQSRSSLSASFEALAVYFPCMNSLEEEDGGDSKKLRSTVQRSTETGLAVEMRNWMTRQASRESTDGSMNSYSSEGNLIFPGVRLAADSQFSDFLDGLGPAQLVGRQTLATPSMGDIQVGMMDKKGQLEVEIIRARGLVVKPGSKTLPAPYVKVYLLENGVCIAKKKTKVARKTLEPLYQQLLSFEESPQGKVLQIIVWGDYGRMDHKSFMGVAQILLDELDLSNMVIGWFKLFPPSSLVDPTLAPLTRRASQSSLESSTGPSYARS; encoded by the exons ATGCAGCGGTCCCAGAGCCGGAGCAGCCTCTCCGCCTCCTTCGAGGCGCTGGCGGTCTACTTCCCCTGCATGAActccctggaggaggaggacggAG GTGACA gcaAGAAGCTGCGGAGCACTGTCCAGAGGAGCACTGAGACAGGACTGgctgtggagatgaggaacTGGATGACCCGCCAGGCCAGCCGCGAGTCGACGGATGGGAGCATGAACAGCTACAGCTCCGAGGGAAA CTTGATTTTCCCTGGTGTGAGGTTGGCTGCAGACAGCCAGTTCAGTGATTTCCTGGATGGGCTTGGTCCTGCTCAGCTCGTAGGACGACAGACTTTGGCAACACCATCAATGG GAGATATCCAGGTGGGAATGATGGACAAGAAAGGACAACTGGAAGTAGAAATAATCCGAGCCCGTGGCCTTGTTGTAAAACCAGGTTCAAAGACACTGCCAG cACCATATGTAAAGGTGTATCTATTAGAAAATGGAGTCTGCAtagccaaaaagaaaacaaaggtagCAAGAAAAACGCTGGAACCACTTTATCAGCAACTCCTATCATTTGAAGAAAGCCCCCAAGGAAAAGTTCTACAG ATAATTGTTTGGGGAGACTATGGACGTATGGATCACAAATCCTTTATGGGAGTGGCACAGATACTTTTAGATGAACTGGACCTGTCCAACATGGTGATTGGGTGGTTCAaactcttccctccttcttccttagTAGACCCAACTTTAGCTCCTCTCACTAGAAGAGCTTCCCAATCATCTCTGGAAAGTTCAACAGGACCTTCGTACGCTCGCTCATAG